In Rhodobacter xanthinilyticus, a single window of DNA contains:
- a CDS encoding lytic transglycosylase domain-containing protein, whose protein sequence is MRKFAGGIVLGLAVGLAPAGVMAEGLSLKGASSKSRALLFRNQTQLLDSRASQQYANSGRLKPNAGAEVTAAAALPRYSGAYRGEYMTLARAAAARHGVPEDLFLRLVQQESGWNAGAVSPKGATGLAQLMPETAALLGVNPNDPKQNLEGGARYLRRMYERFGNWRHALAAYNAGPEAVEKYNGIPPYAETKNYVRVIYGS, encoded by the coding sequence ATGCGGAAATTCGCCGGTGGGATCGTGCTGGGGCTGGCTGTCGGGCTTGCGCCGGCGGGGGTCATGGCTGAAGGCCTGTCGCTGAAGGGCGCGTCGTCGAAATCGCGCGCGCTGCTGTTTCGCAACCAGACGCAGCTTCTCGACAGCCGCGCCTCGCAACAATACGCCAATTCCGGCCGGCTCAAGCCCAATGCCGGCGCCGAGGTCACGGCGGCGGCGGCTCTGCCGCGCTACAGCGGCGCCTATCGCGGCGAATATATGACGCTCGCGCGGGCGGCGGCGGCGCGCCATGGGGTGCCGGAGGATCTGTTCTTGCGGCTTGTGCAGCAGGAAAGCGGCTGGAATGCGGGGGCAGTCTCGCCCAAGGGCGCGACGGGGCTTGCGCAGCTGATGCCGGAAACCGCGGCGCTTCTGGGTGTGAACCCGAATGACCCCAAGCAGAACCTCGAGGGCGGCGCGCGCTATCTGCGGCGGATGTATGAGCGCTTCGGCAATTGGCGCCATGCGCTCGCGGCCTATAACGCCGGGCCGGAAGCCGTTGAGAAATATAACGGAATCCCGCCCTATGCGGAGACGAAGAATTATGTGCGGGTGATCTACGGAAGCTGA
- the ssb gene encoding single-stranded DNA-binding protein, whose translation MAGSVNKVILVGNLGRDPEVRSFANGGKVCNLRIATSETWRDKASGERKERTEWHSVAIFSEPLAKIAEQYLRKGSKVYIEGSLETRKWQDQSGQDRYTTEVVLRPFTGNLTLLDGRDGGGSGGGGGGNYGGGASGGGYGGGYDDGPSYGGGAGGGGRSGGGGGGRPDFDDEIPF comes from the coding sequence ATGGCGGGCAGCGTCAACAAGGTCATTTTGGTGGGCAATCTGGGGCGCGACCCCGAGGTGCGCAGCTTCGCCAACGGCGGCAAGGTCTGCAACCTGCGCATCGCGACCTCGGAAACTTGGCGCGACAAGGCATCGGGCGAGCGCAAGGAGCGCACCGAGTGGCATTCCGTCGCGATCTTCTCCGAGCCGCTGGCGAAAATCGCCGAGCAATATCTGCGCAAGGGCTCGAAGGTCTATATCGAGGGCAGCCTCGAGACCCGCAAATGGCAAGATCAATCGGGCCAGGACCGCTACACGACCGAGGTCGTGCTGCGCCCCTTCACCGGCAACCTGACGCTGCTTGACGGGCGCGATGGCGGCGGCTCGGGCGGCGGCGGCGGCGGCAATTACGGCGGCGGCGCCTCGGGTGGCGGCTATGGCGGCGGCTATGATGACGGCCCGTCCTATGGTGGCGGCGCGGGCGGCGGCGGCCGTTCGGGTGGCGGCGGCGGCGGCCGGCCGGATTTCGACGACGAAATCCCCTTCTAA
- a CDS encoding lipid-binding SYLF domain-containing protein, which yields MTHFTRRGLLALGGAGLGLAACGNGVGSQGAARLDARVDATRNYLLQKYPGTDTLMNKSVGVLYMPLMTEAGFGIGGAYGRGALRINNVTVDYYSAASASFGFQIGAQQYAHALFFMTQEALADFRRNPGWEMGADARYALPDRGGAIGADTTTSLAPVIALVFGQSGLIAGATLAGTKYTRIIP from the coding sequence ATGACGCATTTCACCAGACGCGGTCTTCTGGCCCTCGGCGGCGCGGGCTTGGGCCTTGCGGCCTGCGGCAACGGGGTCGGCAGCCAGGGCGCGGCACGGCTTGACGCCCGGGTCGATGCCACCCGCAACTACCTCCTTCAGAAATACCCCGGCACCGATACGCTGATGAACAAATCGGTGGGCGTGCTCTACATGCCGTTGATGACCGAAGCGGGCTTCGGGATCGGCGGCGCCTATGGGCGCGGCGCGCTGCGGATCAACAATGTCACGGTGGATTATTACTCCGCCGCCTCGGCCTCCTTCGGCTTCCAGATCGGCGCGCAGCAATATGCCCATGCGCTGTTCTTCATGACGCAAGAGGCGCTCGCCGATTTCCGCCGCAACCCGGGCTGGGAGATGGGCGCGGATGCGCGCTATGCGCTGCCCGACCGCGGCGGCGCGATCGGCGCCGATACCACCACCTCGCTCGCGCCGGTGATCGCGCTGGTCTTCGGGCAATCGGGGCTGATCGCGGGGGCGACGCTCGCGGGCACCAAATATACCCGGATTATCCCGTAA
- the hemB gene encoding porphobilinogen synthase: MHPILPPFPTTRLRRMRRTEALRDLAQEHRLSVKDLIWPIFITDVAGADCEIASMPGVMRLTLSGAVRAAEEAARLGIPAICLFPYTDPAEKTEGCEMAWNPENISNRVIRAIKAEVPEIAIMTDIALDPYNANGHDGLVRDGVILNDETVECLVKMAIAQAEAGADILGPSDMMDGRIGAMRSALEAAGHADVTILSYAAKYASAFYGPFRDAVGASGALKGDKKTYQMNPANSDEAIRLVARDLAEGADMVMVKPGMPYLDIVRRVKESFGVPTYAYQVSGEYAMIMAAVKNGWLDHDKVMLESLMAFRRAGCDGVLSYFAPAAARLLGA, encoded by the coding sequence ATGCATCCGATCCTTCCGCCCTTCCCGACGACCCGCCTGCGCCGCATGCGCCGCACCGAGGCGCTGCGCGATCTGGCGCAGGAGCACCGGCTCTCGGTCAAGGATCTGATCTGGCCGATCTTCATCACCGATGTCGCGGGCGCCGATTGCGAGATCGCCTCGATGCCGGGGGTGATGCGCCTCACGCTTTCGGGCGCGGTGCGCGCCGCCGAAGAGGCCGCGCGCCTCGGGATCCCGGCGATCTGCCTCTTCCCCTATACCGACCCGGCCGAGAAGACCGAGGGCTGCGAAATGGCCTGGAACCCGGAGAATATCTCGAACCGGGTGATCCGCGCGATCAAGGCCGAGGTGCCCGAGATCGCGATCATGACCGATATCGCGCTCGACCCCTATAACGCCAACGGCCATGACGGGCTGGTCCGCGACGGCGTGATCCTCAACGACGAAACCGTTGAATGTCTTGTGAAAATGGCGATCGCTCAGGCCGAGGCTGGCGCCGATATCCTCGGCCCCTCGGATATGATGGATGGCCGGATCGGCGCGATGCGCAGCGCACTCGAGGCCGCGGGCCACGCCGATGTCACGATCCTGAGCTATGCCGCGAAATATGCCTCGGCCTTCTATGGCCCCTTCCGCGACGCGGTCGGCGCCTCGGGCGCGCTCAAGGGCGACAAGAAGACCTATCAGATGAACCCGGCCAATTCCGACGAGGCGATCCGGCTCGTCGCGCGCGATCTCGCGGAGGGCGCCGATATGGTCATGGTCAAACCCGGCATGCCCTATCTCGACATCGTGCGGCGCGTGAAGGAGAGCTTCGGCGTGCCGACCTATGCCTATCAGGTCTCGGGCGAATATGCGATGATCATGGCGGCGGTGAAGAACGGCTGGCTCGACCATGACAAGGTGATGCTGGAGAGCCTGATGGCGTTCCGCCGGGCGGGCTGCGACGGGGTGCTGAGCTATTTCGCGCCCGCCGCGGCGCGGCTTCTGGGCGCCTGA
- the mntR gene encoding manganese-binding transcriptional regulator MntR has product MAEDESFESADEAEGALPERFAHARVAQASAVLEDYVEMIGDLMADHGEARIADIAARMGVTHPSATKAVARLKRAGLAVSRPYRGVFLTEAGADLAAKVRARHRVVVDLLIAVGVPPETAEMDAEGMEHHVSEATLRAFEAYLAGRAGG; this is encoded by the coding sequence ATGGCCGAGGACGAGAGTTTCGAGAGCGCCGATGAGGCCGAGGGCGCGTTGCCCGAGCGCTTTGCCCATGCGCGGGTGGCGCAGGCCTCGGCAGTGCTGGAGGATTACGTCGAGATGATCGGCGATCTGATGGCCGATCATGGCGAGGCGCGGATCGCCGATATCGCGGCGCGGATGGGGGTGACGCATCCGAGCGCGACGAAGGCGGTGGCGCGGCTCAAACGCGCGGGGCTCGCCGTGTCGCGGCCCTATCGGGGGGTGTTTTTGACCGAAGCGGGGGCCGATCTCGCCGCGAAGGTGCGCGCGCGGCATCGGGTGGTGGTGGATCTCCTGATCGCGGTGGGGGTGCCGCCCGAGACCGCCGAGATGGACGCCGAGGGGATGGAGCATCATGTCTCGGAGGCGACGCTGCGCGCCTTCGAGGCCTATCTGGCGGGGCGCGCGGGCGGCTAG